In Nostoc edaphicum CCNP1411, a genomic segment contains:
- a CDS encoding replicative DNA helicase, whose translation MFSPDFAPDNVVSMPNHLPPQAIEAEEVVLGGILFDPEAIARVIKILQPEDFYVGSHKNIYQAAVRLHQSQQPTDLLFVTSWLESHGLLHNVGGRNKLASLLNSCVSAVNIDALAELIREKAQLRAVIQTALQMARTAMDAPLTEMTATSVIEMGQQKLLELRQLTMPCQMKLMADIIPDVYAEIELANNGEDAIEVNVPTGFYDLDSVIGGMPFGALTVVGGRGGIGKSTWALDIGIRAAASGLTTAYFALEMSASQMVKKTLARLAAPNVPADLLFKRNALRESHWNPLAQACAEGMALPFWLNDNPVITTSQIKGDLQDIQARCGSVSLVIVDYVQLIEPMRRERGENRVQEIDSILKQLRAIAKQFNCAVLGLAQLKREVDSRSEKRPTKADFRESGGFEQEAAVMLGLYREDYYDKQTTQKGIFEVSVLKSRFSSETTVNLLFDERFGQFKNLAKSNY comes from the coding sequence GCTCGTGTGATTAAGATTTTGCAACCAGAAGATTTTTACGTTGGTTCGCACAAGAACATTTACCAAGCCGCAGTCAGATTGCACCAGTCTCAGCAGCCAACGGATTTATTGTTTGTCACCAGTTGGCTAGAATCTCATGGACTGTTGCATAATGTCGGCGGGAGAAATAAACTTGCGTCCTTGCTTAACTCTTGCGTGTCAGCAGTTAACATCGATGCCTTAGCAGAGTTAATTCGAGAAAAAGCGCAATTGAGAGCGGTAATCCAAACGGCTTTACAAATGGCGCGTACAGCGATGGATGCCCCCTTGACTGAAATGACTGCTACTTCAGTCATCGAAATGGGACAACAAAAACTTTTAGAGTTGCGCCAATTAACTATGCCTTGTCAAATGAAATTAATGGCTGACATCATCCCTGACGTTTATGCCGAGATTGAATTGGCCAACAACGGTGAAGATGCGATTGAGGTGAATGTCCCAACTGGATTTTATGATTTGGATTCCGTAATTGGCGGGATGCCCTTCGGTGCTTTGACTGTTGTTGGAGGTCGCGGCGGAATCGGCAAGTCCACCTGGGCATTAGATATTGGCATTCGGGCTGCTGCTAGCGGCTTAACAACCGCTTATTTCGCTTTAGAGATGTCTGCCTCACAAATGGTCAAAAAGACCCTCGCAAGGTTGGCAGCGCCCAATGTTCCTGCTGACCTACTTTTTAAACGCAATGCACTTCGGGAATCTCACTGGAATCCTTTGGCTCAAGCTTGTGCTGAGGGGATGGCGCTACCATTTTGGTTGAATGACAACCCCGTAATCACCACCTCACAAATCAAGGGTGATTTGCAAGATATACAAGCTCGTTGCGGATCAGTCAGTTTGGTGATTGTGGACTATGTGCAGTTGATTGAACCAATGCGCCGTGAACGTGGCGAAAATCGTGTACAAGAAATCGACTCCATCTTGAAACAACTCAGGGCGATCGCTAAACAATTCAATTGCGCTGTCTTGGGTTTAGCGCAGTTAAAAAGAGAAGTTGATTCACGTTCCGAAAAGCGTCCAACTAAAGCGGATTTTCGGGAATCGGGAGGATTTGAACAGGAGGCTGCTGTGATGTTGGGTTTGTATCGAGAAGATTACTACGATAAACAGACTACCCAAAAAGGCATTTTTGAAGTCTCAGTTTTGAAAAGTCGGTTTAGTAGTGAAACGACTGTTAATCTCTTGTTTGATGAAAGATTTGGACAGTTTAAAAATTTAGCTAAATCCAATTATTAA
- a CDS encoding ASCH domain-containing protein — MKALSVRQPWAWAIIYALKNIENRGWPIHYRGDILIHAAKTCTKKEYQLAREFCQGMGIVIPELISLRRGQVIGIVTIVDCKFSQVASGWGMPEQYHWKLENPREIIPIPYIGRLGIFEVPDDLVMEVAA, encoded by the coding sequence ATGAAAGCGCTATCCGTTCGTCAGCCTTGGGCATGGGCAATTATTTATGCTCTTAAAAATATTGAAAACCGTGGCTGGCCTATTCACTATCGCGGCGACATTCTGATTCACGCAGCAAAAACCTGTACCAAGAAAGAGTATCAGCTAGCGAGAGAATTTTGCCAAGGGATGGGGATAGTAATCCCAGAACTAATATCTCTACGTCGCGGTCAAGTCATTGGCATTGTCACAATAGTAGATTGCAAGTTTTCACAAGTTGCGTCTGGTTGGGGGATGCCTGAGCAATACCATTGGAAGCTGGAGAATCCACGCGAGATTATACCGATTCCTTACATTGGGCGGTTGGGAATTTTTGAAGTGCCAGATGATTTGGTCATGGAGGTGGCTGCATGA